A genomic region of Raphanus sativus cultivar WK10039 chromosome 6, ASM80110v3, whole genome shotgun sequence contains the following coding sequences:
- the LOC130497101 gene encoding probable calcium-binding protein CML18: MSRSDDGNKPFPAPGKKLGDEQLSELREIFRSFDQNQDGSLTELELAALLRSLGLKPSQDQLDTLIHKADRNNNGIIEFSEFVALVEPDLVRCPYTEDQLKAIFKMFDRDGNGYITAAELAHSMAKLGHALTAEELTGMIREADRDGDGCIDFQEFVQAITSAAFDNAWG; the protein is encoded by the coding sequence ATGAGCCGTAGCGACGACGGAAACAAGCCTTTTCCGGCACCAGGGAAGAAGCTAGGCGACGAGCAGTTATCAGAGCTCCGAGAGATATTCCGATCATTCGACCAGAACCAGGACGGGAGTCTGACGGAGCTAGAGCTAGCCGCGCTCCTCAGATCTCTCGGTCTGAAGCCGAGCCAAGACCAGCTCGACACTCTCATCCACAAAGCGGATCGGAACAACAACGGCATCATCGAGTTCTCCGAGTTCGTCGCCCTCGTCGAGCCGGATCTCGTCAGGTGTCCCTACACGGAGGACCAGCTCAAAGCCATCTTCAAGATGTTCGACCGCGACGGGAACGGCTACATAACTGCGGCGGAGCTGGCGCACTCGATGGCGAAGTTAGGACACGCTTTGACGGCGGAGGAGTTGACGGGGATGATCAGGGAAGCGGATCGTGACGGTGACGGTTGTATCGATTTCCAAGAGTTCGTTCAGGCGATTACTTCTGCAGCGTTTGATAATGCTTGGGGATGA
- the LOC108807470 gene encoding LOW QUALITY PROTEIN: uncharacterized protein LOC108807470 (The sequence of the model RefSeq protein was modified relative to this genomic sequence to represent the inferred CDS: substituted 1 base at 1 genomic stop codon), with product MYSNDTGYIGVQQDLVLGFQTEGIKNFKWLIPCELNAPPVTGXTQLFPVKPVKAPDPKTRVHLVAGSSTLRKFLFFWRLHGVLLF from the coding sequence ATGTATAGTAACGACACCGGTTACATAGGAGTCCAGCAAGATTTGGTTTTAGGATTCCAAACAGAAGGAATTAAGAATTTCAAGTGGTTGATTCCATGCGAATTGAATGCTCCACCAGTAACTGGGTAAACCCAACTTTTTCCAGTAAAACCTGTAAAAGCTCCGGATCCGAAAACCCGAGTGCACTTGGTTGCAGGGTCCTCGACCTTAAGaaaatttcttttcttttggcgTTTGCATGGGGTTTTATTGTTTTAA
- the LOC108807471 gene encoding putative F-box protein At4g11580, translated as MEHQERFENIPKWEDMDRDMLVNIFKKLHVVDVIMGASRVCIAWFLAAHNKTIWNTINLNDLDSIVLDDNPSKPHLQDINNGEKHRYHLREILNEINKFSRAATFEFFFNANTNVVEEDLAIISNGLPNIRKLALPIQKTQNLNSFASSFSKWKNLQTLIIAKFTEDDDLNHEFKAIAENCRNLTTIKFTCTLDMELATIIKKLPNLERLSFRCTSVFIRALMSLILGLQNLKSLNISHCIFRKRCNNNGTLRMLPEDKSLMQIILDTQKLETFKLCCSDCTTCLDVWNHTRLPDYSTSDSAFSNFWDKQWKTDEFKEFEF; from the exons ATGGAGCATCAAGAGAGGTTTGAGAATATACCAAAATGGGAAGATATGGATAGAGACATGCTTGTCAATATTTTCAAGAAGCTACACGTAGTGGATGTCATCATGGGAGCATCACGAGTGTGCATCGCTTGGTTCCTTGCTGCTCACAACAAAACTATATGGAACACCATCAATCTCAACGATCTTGATTCGATTGTTTTAGATGATAACCCCTCTAAGCCACATCTGCAGGATATTAATAATGGAGAAAAACATCGATACCACCTTAGGGAGATCTTGAATGAAATCAACAAATTCAGCCGTGCAGCCACGTTTGAGTTTTTCTTCAATGCTAATACCAATGTAGTAGAAGAGGATCTAGCCATCATTTCCAACGG gtTGCCAAACATCAGAAAACTTGCGTTACCAATACAGAAAACTCAAAATCTTAATTCATTCGCATCATCTTTTAGCAAATGGAAGAATCTCCAAACGTTGATCATTGCTAAATTTACAGAAGATGACGACCTGAACCATGAGTTTAAAGCCATTGCAGAAAACTGTAGAAATCTTACCACCATAAAATTCACTTGTACATTGGACATGGAATTGGCCACTATTATTAAGAAGCTTCCGAACCTCGAGAGACTGAGCTTCCGCTGCACTTCAGTCTTTATAAGAGCACTTATGTCGCTCATCCTCGGCCTTCAGAACCTCAAGAGTCTTAACATCTCACATTGCATATTCAGAAAACGATGCAACAACAACGGAACATTAAGAATGTTACCTGAGGATAAATCCTTAATGCAGATTATACTTGACACTCAAAAGCTTGAAACTTTTAAGTTGTGTTGTTCGGACTGCACAACCTGTCTTGATGTGTGGAATCATACGAGACTCCCTGACTATAGTACATCTGATTCTGCTTTTAGCAACTTTTGGGATAAACAGTGGAAAACTGATGAGTTTAAGGAGTTTGAGTTTTAG
- the LOC108809159 gene encoding uncharacterized protein LOC108809159 → MDLMWLTALLLGAALGYYVSTLRRRIFVPSSKSVAESSGNKKTKSKEPLEIEKLTDSRKRFKMVLVARNDLKMGKGKIAAQCSHATLGLYKKLLRRAPKALNRWENSAQAKVVVKIESEEEMLALRERAKSLKLPTHITIDAGKTQIAPDSRTVMAILGPVDVVDDVTGGLKLM, encoded by the exons ATGGATTTGATGTGGTTAACTGCCTTACTCCTTGGAGCTGCACTTGGATATTACGTCAGCACTCTACGACGCCGTATCTTCGTCCCCTCCTCCAAATCTGTGGCCGAGTCTAGTGGAAACAAGAAGACTAAGTCCAAGGAACCCCTAGAGATTGAGAAACTGACTGACTCCCGCAAAAGATTCAAAATG GTTTTGGTAGCGAGGAATGATCTTAAAATGGGTAAAGGCAAGATTGCAGCTCAATGCAG TCATGCAACTTTGGGTTTATACAAGAAACTCCTTCGACGAGCGCCAAAAGCCTTAAACAG ATGGGAGAATTCTGCACAGGCAAAAGTTGTTGTCAAAATCGAGAGTGAGGAAGAGATGCTAGCTTTGCGA GAGAGAGCAAAGTCCCTTAAACTGCCAACCCATATCACCATCGATGCAGGAAAAACACAGATCGCTCCGG ATTCAAGGACAGTAATGGCTATTCTTG GACCGGTGGATGTTGTTGATGATGTAACAGGTGGATTAAAGCTTATGTAA
- the LOC108809156 gene encoding F-box/LRR-repeat protein At3g03030 has protein sequence MDLLSALPDDVRSHILSFLTTKEAVLTSVLSKKWRYLFTRVPVLDVDDSDFLHPRFFMTFVDRVLSLQGDAPIERFSLKCEDGVDPDRVNGWIRNALRRGVTELDLSINLEDEDYLLPREMFVSKTLVKLKLTSEFGLHWWVGADGTLLPMLKRLHIASEMMSMDCDVKMEKFLACFPVLEEAEMISMDWVDPVDTVSSSTLKKLSIHATGMKTILNPKSISFDAPNMRFLAYSDWVAEDYPLVNLNELDVARIALSVTDDQTRKMRGPRKYLSEGDVVRQFGNVVKLMNGVRNVRELHLHPDTLEVLSLCCESMPVFKNLKMLIITSDEDRGWQAMPALLRNCPQLEFLLIKGLVHHVTKQCGDACDCIHKKHKGRSLKSCPVKMFVIRGFTGTMKEINMIEHFLDYFPCLEEMNIYIEEDVPTPLTYDRQFAVRVLEMIEEFDYSYKCNVHLLHE, from the exons ATGGATCTCTTGAGCGCTCTACCAGACGATGTTCGTTCTCATATACTATCGTTCCTCACCACAAAAGAGGCTGTTCTGACCTCTGTTCTCTCCAAGAAATGGCGTTATCTGTTTACACGTGTCCCGGTCCTCGACGTTGATGACTCTGACTTTCTTCATCCGCGGTTCTTCATGACATTTGTGGACCGTGTGTTGTCTCTCCAGGGTGATGCTCCCATCGAGAGATTCTCTCTCAAGTGTGAAGACGGTGTTGATCCGGACCGTGTCAACGGTTGGATACGCAATGCTCTGCGCCGCGGTGTCACCGAGCTTGATCTGTCCATTAACCTTGAGGACGAAGATTATCTTCTGCCTCGAGAGATGTTTGTGAGTAAGACGCTTGTGAAGCTGAAGCTAACGAGCGAGTTTGGTCTTCACTGGTGGGTTGGAGCTGATGGGACTCTCTTACCGATGCTTAAGCGTCTCCACATCGCCTCGGAGATGATGAGCATGGACTGCGACGTCAAGATGGAGAAGTTTCTCGCTTGTTTCCCTGTCCTCGAGGAAGCGGAGATGATAAGCATGGACTGGGTGGATCCGGTCGATACGGTGTCTAGCTCAACTCTCAAGAAGCTGAGTATCCACGCGACCGGGATGAAAACCATTTTGAACCCGAAGAGCATCTCTTTCGACGCTCCGAACATGCGTTTCTTGGCCTACTCTGATTGGGTTGCGGAGGACTATCCGCTTGTTAACCTGAACGAGCTAGATGTGGCTCGAATCGCGCTTTCGGTGACCGATGATCAGACCAGGAAGATGAGAGGTCCGCGTAAGTATTTGTCGGAAGGTGATGTTGTAAGGCAGTTTGGCAATGTGGTTAAGCTCATGAACGGCGTTCGGAATGTTCGGGAGCTTCACTTGCATCCTGATACTCTCGAG GTGCTATCTTTATGCTGTGAATCAATGCCTGTGTTCAAAAACCTCAAGATGTTAATCATTACAAGTGACGAGGATAGAGGATGGCAAGCAATGCCAGCTCTCCTAAGGAACTGTCCACAGTTAGAGTTTCTACTCATTAAG GGACTGGTGCACCATGTGACAAAACAATGCGGGGATGCTTGTGACTGCATTCACAAGAAGCACAAAGGACGTTCGCTCAAGTCTTGCCCGGTGAAAATGTTTGTGATCAGAGGGTTTACGGGAACGATGAAAGAGATTAACATGATAGAGCATTTCTTGGACTATTTTCCTTGTTTGGAGGAGATGAATATCTATATCGAAGAAGATGTTCCTACGCCGCTTACGTATGACCGTCAGTTTGCCGTTCGTGTCTTAGAGATGATTGAAGAGTTCGACTACTCGTACAAATGCAATGTCCACCTCCTTCATGAGTGA